A section of the Paenibacillus odorifer genome encodes:
- a CDS encoding alpha/beta hydrolase translates to MTQQADKKTGNGQKKHKLRNLLLKILGAIVIVVVLFLAVVYTVNVISNKTDQKKIQHYGQLVPVDGKNMNVLIQGEGKQTIVLIPGFGTGAPALDFKPLIDELSPFYKVVAVEPFGYGLSDETKKERTTENIVSEIHEAVQNLNIDQYILMGHSIGGIYGLEYAKKYPNEVSAFVGIDSSVPEQGGMDVKFPIKKLKLLKDSGIIRLGLQLSGDPYDGLPFDDETKKQMKLISLKNMNNSTTLNEMEHIYPNFVASRGLTFDKNLPIIFFIQANNTTVKDWIPLHEGQVKDSVHGKVMTFEGGHYLHHSKSKEIVENLRVFMEEVK, encoded by the coding sequence GTGACACAACAAGCGGACAAAAAAACGGGGAATGGACAGAAAAAACATAAACTGCGTAACCTGTTGCTCAAAATATTAGGAGCAATAGTGATCGTGGTCGTACTTTTTCTAGCCGTTGTCTATACAGTTAATGTGATCAGCAACAAAACAGATCAGAAAAAAATACAGCACTATGGTCAGTTAGTCCCTGTTGACGGGAAAAATATGAATGTTTTGATTCAAGGAGAAGGTAAACAGACGATCGTGCTCATACCAGGCTTTGGAACAGGAGCACCAGCACTTGATTTTAAGCCGTTGATTGATGAGTTATCACCATTCTACAAAGTGGTGGCGGTTGAACCGTTTGGGTATGGACTCAGTGATGAAACAAAAAAAGAACGAACCACAGAGAATATCGTTAGTGAAATTCATGAAGCCGTTCAGAATCTTAACATTGACCAATACATTCTAATGGGCCACTCGATTGGGGGTATTTACGGATTGGAATATGCGAAGAAATATCCAAACGAAGTGAGTGCTTTTGTGGGTATTGATAGTAGTGTTCCGGAGCAAGGCGGTATGGATGTTAAATTCCCAATTAAAAAATTAAAGCTGCTTAAAGATTCAGGGATCATAAGATTGGGCTTGCAATTAAGCGGTGACCCTTATGATGGACTGCCATTTGATGATGAAACCAAAAAACAAATGAAATTGATTTCGCTTAAAAATATGAACAATTCCACTACCTTAAATGAAATGGAACATATTTATCCTAACTTTGTTGCCTCCAGAGGCTTAACATTCGACAAGAATCTTCCCATTATCTTCTTTATACAAGCGAATAATACTACCGTGAAAGACTGGATTCCTCTGCATGAAGGGCAAGTCAAGGATTCTGTGCATGGAAAAGTAATGACATTTGAAGGCGGACATTACTTACATCATTCAAAATCCAAAGAAATCGTGGAGAACCTAAGGGTATTCATGGAAGAAGTTAAATAA
- a CDS encoding DoxX family protein yields the protein MISVGLLLMRLVIGLAFIGHGAQKLFGWFGGYGPKGTGGWMESIGIKPGVTMAILAGIMELVGGFMFAAGLLTPVAAVLIAATMLGAIVKVHAPNGFWSTSNGIEFPLTVLVFAVGVALTGPGSISLDALFFN from the coding sequence ATGATAAGTGTAGGACTGTTATTAATGAGATTGGTGATTGGACTTGCGTTTATAGGACATGGTGCACAAAAGCTATTTGGATGGTTCGGAGGTTACGGTCCGAAGGGTACGGGAGGCTGGATGGAGTCCATCGGAATCAAACCGGGTGTGACTATGGCGATTTTAGCAGGGATTATGGAGCTGGTGGGCGGATTTATGTTCGCGGCAGGACTGTTAACGCCTGTTGCAGCGGTGTTGATCGCTGCCACGATGCTGGGGGCAATCGTTAAGGTTCATGCTCCAAATGGTTTCTGGTCCACTTCGAACGGGATTGAGTTTCCGCTCACGGTTCTGGTATTTGCGGTAGGTGTGGCGCTTACGGGACCAGGTTCGATTTCTCTAGATGCATTGTTTTTTAACTAA
- a CDS encoding ring-cleaving dioxygenase translates to MTLQTAGIHHITAFVGDAQRNVDFYAGILGLRLVKKTINFDAPEVYHLYFGNEQGAPGTIITFFPSPVGRRGRIGSGQVGVTIYAVPVGALQFWEQRLAEYGISVTKGSRISEPYLAFADYDGLRIELVEREEGPLSKWSFGGIPTKYAIKGFGGAVLYSSNPLQTAETLVHTLGMEHIADGDGYTRYRTNGELGNIIDLKTSPVPLGAGGAGTVHHIAWRAKDDAEQLEWSRHVQSHGHRPTPVQDRQYFNAIYFRERGGILFEIATDPPGFARDEAPDALGEKLMLPSWFEPHRAAIEENLTPIQVREIEVKQG, encoded by the coding sequence ATGACACTTCAAACTGCAGGAATACACCATATTACAGCTTTTGTCGGAGACGCTCAGCGCAATGTTGATTTCTACGCCGGGATTCTGGGCCTACGGCTCGTGAAAAAAACGATTAATTTTGATGCTCCAGAGGTCTATCATTTATACTTTGGGAATGAGCAGGGTGCTCCGGGAACGATTATTACATTTTTCCCTTCACCTGTAGGGCGTAGAGGCAGAATCGGCAGTGGTCAAGTTGGCGTAACGATCTACGCAGTGCCGGTTGGTGCTCTGCAATTCTGGGAACAACGCCTTGCTGAATACGGAATTTCGGTTACAAAAGGAAGTCGGATCTCGGAACCCTATTTAGCTTTTGCCGATTACGACGGTCTGCGGATTGAACTGGTGGAACGTGAGGAAGGCCCGCTCAGTAAGTGGTCCTTTGGTGGGATTCCTACTAAATACGCGATCAAAGGTTTTGGCGGGGCTGTGCTGTATAGCAGCAATCCGTTGCAAACAGCTGAGACACTTGTTCATACGCTGGGTATGGAACATATTGCTGACGGAGATGGATATACTCGCTATAGAACCAATGGGGAGCTAGGTAATATTATTGATTTGAAGACATCACCCGTTCCGCTCGGAGCGGGAGGTGCAGGGACAGTTCATCACATCGCGTGGCGGGCAAAGGATGATGCAGAGCAACTGGAATGGTCGCGCCATGTACAGAGTCATGGGCATAGACCTACACCCGTTCAAGACCGTCAGTATTTTAATGCGATCTATTTCCGTGAAAGAGGAGGAATCCTGTTCGAGATCGCTACAGATCCTCCGGGTTTTGCCCGTGATGAAGCCCCAGATGCGTTGGGTGAAAAGTTGATGCTGCCGTCCTGGTTTGAGCCGCATCGCGCGGCCATCGAAGAAAACTTAACGCCTATTCAAGTAAGAGAAATTGAGGTGAAGCAGGGATG
- a CDS encoding MarR family winged helix-turn-helix transcriptional regulator, which yields MSDKQVNLRNTESAPDEEQAASLKLFVVLSKAYKSLMDHAVKDMKSYGLASAEFMVLEVLYHRTRIPLQQIGEKILVTSGSITYNIDKLEKKGLLKRVPCSEDRRVTYAEITDAGRELFDEIFPRHVASIHDLMGGLDKEEKVQAIELMKKLGKGV from the coding sequence ATGAGTGATAAACAAGTAAATCTGCGTAATACAGAGAGTGCACCTGACGAAGAACAAGCCGCCTCACTGAAATTGTTCGTAGTCTTATCTAAGGCTTATAAGAGCCTAATGGATCATGCGGTGAAGGATATGAAGAGTTATGGCTTGGCTTCGGCTGAATTCATGGTGCTTGAAGTACTTTACCATAGAACGCGGATTCCGCTGCAACAGATCGGGGAGAAAATTCTCGTTACGAGCGGAAGCATTACCTATAATATCGACAAGTTGGAGAAAAAGGGACTGCTGAAACGTGTACCCTGTAGCGAGGATCGCCGCGTTACTTATGCGGAGATTACGGATGCAGGCCGTGAACTGTTTGATGAGATTTTCCCTCGTCATGTAGCCTCAATTCATGATTTGATGGGTGGATTAGATAAGGAAGAGAAAGTCCAGGCTATCGAATTAATGAAAAAGCTTGGCAAAGGTGTGTAG
- a CDS encoding class I SAM-dependent methyltransferase codes for MIPKKNSKQNIDRFLGFQDEYDRYRPEAPVMIIKLLTDYLGTTPSLVADIGCGTGLSTFLWNDAADRVIGIEPNPDMLGKAIDKLSRLEEPQSITFVQGYSNQLPLASDSVDIVTCSQSFHWMDPESTLQEISRVLKKGGVFAAYDCDWPLSLQQNVEERYNQLISKTEELLASLLPNEERAYKWDKEGHLSQIKASGAFSFAREIVFHNLESCDAQRYIGLTLSQGGVQTIMKLDATLLEQDIADYTAAVEQHFKGRTLEVLISYRMRIGIK; via the coding sequence ATGATACCTAAAAAAAACAGCAAACAAAACATCGACCGCTTTCTGGGCTTTCAAGATGAATATGACCGCTACCGTCCCGAAGCCCCTGTGATGATTATCAAATTGCTAACAGATTACTTGGGTACCACCCCTTCACTCGTCGCAGATATAGGCTGCGGTACGGGTTTGTCTACTTTTCTCTGGAACGATGCCGCAGACCGCGTAATCGGTATCGAACCCAATCCAGATATGTTGGGAAAAGCAATCGATAAACTTAGCAGATTAGAAGAACCCCAATCAATTACTTTTGTGCAAGGCTACTCTAACCAGCTTCCGCTTGCATCAGATAGTGTAGACATAGTTACCTGCTCACAATCATTCCACTGGATGGACCCTGAGAGTACACTGCAAGAAATCTCCCGGGTCTTAAAAAAAGGCGGAGTCTTTGCCGCCTACGATTGCGATTGGCCTTTATCTCTTCAGCAAAATGTAGAAGAACGATACAACCAACTGATCTCCAAAACAGAAGAATTGCTGGCTTCGCTTTTGCCTAATGAGGAGAGAGCATATAAATGGGACAAAGAAGGCCATTTGTCACAGATCAAAGCTAGTGGGGCCTTCTCTTTTGCCAGAGAAATCGTATTCCACAACCTAGAGTCCTGCGATGCCCAGCGATATATCGGTTTAACCCTAAGTCAAGGGGGAGTGCAAACCATAATGAAGCTAGACGCCACCTTGCTTGAACAAGACATCGCCGATTACACCGCCGCAGTTGAACAGCATTTTAAAGGCAGAACATTAGAGGTTCTGATCAGCTACCGCATGAGAATCGGCATCAAATAA
- a CDS encoding sensor histidine kinase has product MIRSIYTRVVLTFLASVIGGTIIALFVATWVFEDKLKENMRIPLLHFGQDIVKIYETFPLREANSFVSGMKQLDSYYIRIFDEAGKFQSYGLNGHKPVPVTMEEIKKVLAGEVYQPHNRNTSALLLGLQLRTEDGTKAMFVETLNPPSVTARRNLILNFLLYSLIAGSLLILVAAMFLVRPIKKLTKATRRIAAGDFNVELNIKQTGELGTLARSFEEMMHDLQQLEQMRKEFVSNVSHEVQSPLTSISGYAIALKRVDLAEQERNRYLDIIIAEAERMSKMSDSLLKLSLLESQSQQLRLTTFNLDEQIRRVIVAIQPQWSARNISFDLDLKPIILLADYDLLSQVWTNLLGNSIKFSKDNSVINVSLKQDINNVTVRVTDTGIGISLEDQQRIFERFFKADRSHSRKYGGSGMGLAIVKQIVTLHKGDIRVESEPGQGTTIVVTLPIIAPTE; this is encoded by the coding sequence ATGATCAGATCTATATATACACGCGTTGTTCTGACCTTCCTAGCCTCCGTAATCGGGGGCACAATCATTGCTTTGTTTGTGGCAACTTGGGTATTTGAAGACAAACTGAAAGAGAACATGCGAATTCCCTTATTGCATTTTGGACAGGATATAGTCAAAATTTACGAAACCTTTCCATTACGTGAAGCCAACTCTTTCGTAAGTGGAATGAAGCAGCTTGATTCCTACTATATCCGAATATTCGATGAAGCGGGTAAATTCCAATCTTACGGACTTAATGGGCACAAGCCGGTCCCTGTAACTATGGAAGAAATAAAAAAAGTTCTCGCAGGAGAAGTTTATCAACCTCATAACAGGAATACTTCTGCGCTTCTCCTAGGCTTGCAGTTGAGAACGGAAGACGGCACCAAAGCGATGTTTGTGGAGACGCTTAATCCCCCTTCCGTCACTGCCAGAAGGAATTTGATATTAAATTTCTTGCTCTATTCATTGATAGCTGGAAGCCTCTTGATTCTGGTAGCTGCAATGTTCTTAGTCAGACCGATCAAGAAGCTAACCAAAGCGACCAGAAGAATAGCAGCTGGTGATTTTAACGTCGAGCTGAATATTAAGCAAACCGGTGAGCTAGGTACCTTGGCTCGCAGCTTTGAAGAAATGATGCACGATCTGCAGCAGCTTGAGCAGATGCGTAAGGAGTTTGTATCCAATGTGTCGCATGAGGTCCAGTCTCCGCTCACCTCAATATCTGGGTATGCGATTGCGCTCAAGCGAGTAGATCTTGCAGAACAAGAGCGAAATCGTTATCTGGATATTATTATCGCTGAAGCAGAACGGATGTCTAAAATGAGTGACAGCCTGCTGAAGCTGAGTTTATTAGAATCGCAGTCCCAGCAGCTACGGCTAACTACATTCAATCTGGACGAACAGATAAGAAGAGTAATCGTAGCGATTCAGCCGCAATGGTCAGCTCGTAACATCAGCTTCGACCTTGATCTGAAGCCTATTATCCTACTGGCTGATTATGACCTGTTAAGTCAGGTATGGACCAATCTCCTTGGCAACAGCATCAAGTTTTCTAAGGATAACAGTGTAATTAACGTCAGCCTCAAACAAGATATCAACAACGTGACCGTTCGGGTAACAGACACTGGCATCGGGATTTCACTTGAGGATCAGCAACGTATATTTGAACGGTTCTTTAAGGCTGATCGATCCCACAGCCGTAAATATGGTGGCAGCGGGATGGGACTTGCCATTGTTAAACAGATCGTAACGCTTCATAAAGGGGATATCCGCGTGGAAAGCGAACCCGGTCAAGGAACGACCATCGTTGTCACCCTGCCAATTATAGCGCCGACAGAGTAA
- a CDS encoding response regulator transcription factor has translation MPTILVADDDANIRELVCLFLRNDGFETVEAVDGKEALAVYAGTHVDLVVLDIMMPNMDGWMLCKELRRANPDLPLLILTARGETWEKVKGFELGTDDYLTKPFDPLELTVRVRSLLKRYRIGSTQMIQIGNVILDRQTYKVMKGTESFPLPLKEFELLYKLAGTPGQVYTREQLIDQIWGIDYAGDDRTIDVHIKRLRERFATTPDFRIETVRGLGYRLEVHE, from the coding sequence ATGCCTACTATACTGGTTGCTGACGACGATGCGAACATTCGCGAACTTGTCTGTTTATTTCTCCGCAACGACGGATTCGAAACAGTTGAAGCTGTGGATGGCAAGGAAGCGCTCGCCGTATATGCTGGAACACATGTCGATCTTGTCGTGCTGGATATTATGATGCCAAATATGGATGGTTGGATGCTTTGTAAGGAGCTCCGCAGAGCTAATCCTGATCTTCCATTACTTATATTGACTGCCAGAGGCGAAACCTGGGAGAAAGTGAAGGGCTTCGAATTAGGCACGGACGATTATTTAACTAAACCGTTCGATCCGTTAGAGCTGACGGTTCGTGTTAGGTCATTGCTGAAACGATATCGGATTGGCTCCACGCAGATGATCCAAATTGGCAATGTCATCCTTGATCGGCAGACCTATAAGGTGATGAAAGGTACGGAGTCATTTCCCTTACCCCTTAAGGAGTTCGAGTTGCTGTACAAGCTTGCTGGAACCCCTGGACAAGTATATACGCGCGAGCAGTTGATCGATCAAATTTGGGGAATTGATTATGCTGGAGATGATCGGACGATTGACGTGCATATCAAACGCCTGCGTGAACGGTTTGCGACTACTCCTGATTTTCGTATTGAGACGGTGCGTGGACTTGGCTACAGGCTTGAGGTGCATGAATGA
- a CDS encoding ABC transporter substrate-binding protein yields the protein MKQLINAFLAILITAFALMYLGSWMNSREGYSGGNTLTIYNWGDYVDPDLLKEFEKETGLTVIYQTFDSNEAMLTKVEQGGTTFDVVIPSDYAIAKMKEEDLLIPLDHSKISNLKNIDSRFMDLSFDPGNKYSVPYFWGTVGIIFNPEMTKGMDFTSWDSLWDSRLHNNIFLVDGAREVMGMALNSLHYSVNDKEEAHLQEALTKLNKLSPNVKAIVGDEIKMLLANEEAAVGIVWSGDASEIMDENDKLDYVVPEEGSNKWFDNMVIPRTAKNVDGAHQFINFMLRPDVAAKNAEYVGYSTPNIPALELLPEETSEDTRFYPPAEITDRLEVYDNLGKRMLAHYNELFLMFKMNKK from the coding sequence ATGAAACAGCTGATAAATGCTTTTCTGGCGATCCTTATCACGGCATTTGCGCTCATGTACTTGGGCTCTTGGATGAATTCGAGAGAGGGTTATTCAGGTGGGAACACACTGACTATCTATAACTGGGGCGACTATGTTGATCCCGATCTATTGAAGGAATTTGAAAAAGAGACCGGCTTAACAGTCATTTATCAAACCTTCGATTCCAATGAAGCTATGTTGACCAAGGTTGAGCAGGGTGGAACTACCTTTGATGTTGTAATCCCTTCGGATTATGCCATTGCTAAGATGAAAGAAGAAGATCTGCTCATTCCGCTGGATCATAGCAAGATTTCGAATCTAAAGAATATTGATTCACGCTTTATGGACCTCTCGTTTGATCCGGGTAACAAATATTCTGTGCCTTATTTCTGGGGCACCGTCGGGATTATTTTCAATCCGGAAATGACCAAGGGCATGGACTTCACCAGCTGGGATTCTCTCTGGGACAGCAGACTGCATAATAACATCTTCCTGGTAGACGGAGCCCGTGAAGTGATGGGCATGGCTTTGAACAGCCTGCATTATTCCGTTAATGACAAGGAAGAGGCACATCTGCAAGAAGCACTGACTAAACTCAACAAGTTGTCTCCTAACGTTAAGGCGATTGTCGGTGATGAGATCAAGATGCTGCTGGCAAATGAAGAAGCTGCGGTTGGGATTGTCTGGTCCGGAGATGCTTCCGAGATCATGGACGAGAATGATAAGCTGGATTATGTAGTGCCGGAAGAAGGCTCGAACAAGTGGTTTGATAACATGGTCATCCCTCGGACAGCGAAAAATGTGGATGGAGCGCATCAGTTTATCAACTTCATGCTCCGCCCAGACGTTGCTGCTAAGAATGCAGAATATGTAGGTTATTCCACGCCTAACATTCCTGCGCTGGAGCTGCTTCCTGAGGAAACTTCTGAGGATACCCGGTTCTATCCACCTGCTGAAATTACGGACCGGCTTGAAGTATACGATAACCTTGGCAAACGGATGCTCGCTCATTATAATGAGTTGTTCCTAATGTTTAAGATGAATAAGAAGTAA
- a CDS encoding 1,4-dihydroxy-6-naphthoate synthase, whose product MTTELNIAFSPCPNDTFVFHAWAHGLVPNAPRLNVTYADIDITNTLAADGEGPEVLKISYAALPWVLERYKLLPCGGALGRGCGPLLLTASGPHAIKRPEKLAGRRIAVPSERSTAYLLFRLWAAQNVTGGIGEIVVMPFDEIMPAVRDGHIDAGLVIHEARFTYASYGLNMLTDLGSWWESDTGLPIPLGAIIARRDLDADAITGWIRSSLQYAWDHPTDSRDYVLSHAQELAPEVAKSHIDLYVNDFSMNLGDDGYAAISALLDRAAAEGLVPAIDPALLR is encoded by the coding sequence ATGACAACTGAGCTTAATATCGCTTTTTCCCCTTGCCCTAACGATACCTTTGTATTTCATGCCTGGGCGCACGGGCTTGTCCCGAATGCACCTAGGCTGAATGTAACCTATGCCGACATTGATATTACCAATACGCTGGCCGCTGACGGAGAAGGACCAGAAGTCCTCAAAATCTCCTACGCTGCTCTGCCTTGGGTTCTGGAGCGGTACAAACTGCTGCCATGCGGCGGCGCTTTAGGTCGCGGCTGCGGCCCGCTGCTGCTTACAGCAAGTGGACCCCATGCGATCAAACGCCCAGAAAAGCTAGCCGGACGCCGGATTGCTGTGCCTAGCGAACGCTCTACGGCTTATTTGCTTTTCCGATTATGGGCAGCACAAAATGTAACTGGAGGCATCGGCGAAATAGTCGTAATGCCTTTCGATGAGATTATGCCTGCCGTACGGGATGGCCATATCGATGCAGGGCTGGTAATTCACGAAGCCCGCTTCACTTACGCCTCGTATGGTCTTAATATGCTGACTGATTTAGGCAGCTGGTGGGAAAGCGATACCGGACTGCCCATTCCTCTCGGCGCTATCATTGCCCGCCGTGATTTAGATGCCGATGCTATCACCGGCTGGATTCGCAGCTCTCTTCAGTATGCGTGGGATCATCCAACGGATTCCAGAGACTATGTGCTTAGCCATGCTCAAGAGTTGGCTCCTGAAGTGGCTAAATCCCACATCGATCTCTACGTGAATGACTTCTCGATGAATCTGGGTGATGACGGCTATGCCGCAATCTCTGCCCTGCTTGATCGTGCTGCGGCAGAAGGACTTGTGCCTGCAATCGATCCAGCACTGCTTCGTTAA
- a CDS encoding futalosine hydrolase, translated as MSSFNPTPTEEAMEGQAGARRVLIVTAVDAERDAVLRGLQGSDRFHVIAAGAGPAAAAAGTAAALAAGSYGCVLSVGIGGGFPGLAPLGSLVVASEMIAADLGAETPEGFRSTAELGFGSVSVPADRGTVQAISAALTAAGLPVSTGTVLTVSTATGTAETAAAHLARHPHAVAEAMEGHGVAVAAQALGLPVLELRAISNPVGPRDRAAWKIGDAMEAITAAAAILLEVL; from the coding sequence ATGAGTTCGTTCAATCCAACCCCTACCGAAGAAGCTATGGAAGGGCAGGCTGGAGCACGACGCGTGCTGATCGTGACAGCCGTAGACGCGGAGCGTGACGCGGTCCTGCGCGGCCTGCAAGGCAGCGACAGGTTCCATGTTATCGCTGCCGGCGCAGGGCCGGCAGCGGCGGCGGCGGGAACCGCTGCGGCACTCGCAGCCGGTTCTTACGGCTGCGTATTGAGCGTCGGGATCGGCGGCGGATTCCCGGGGCTGGCACCTTTAGGCTCGCTGGTTGTAGCCAGCGAGATGATTGCCGCCGACCTCGGGGCCGAGACGCCGGAGGGCTTCCGCAGCACTGCCGAGCTCGGCTTCGGCAGTGTGTCCGTGCCGGCTGACCGCGGCACGGTGCAAGCGATTTCGGCCGCGCTGACAGCGGCCGGGTTACCCGTAAGCACGGGCACCGTGCTTACGGTCTCGACGGCGACCGGCACCGCGGAGACGGCCGCCGCCCATCTCGCGCGGCATCCCCATGCCGTCGCGGAAGCGATGGAAGGCCACGGAGTCGCCGTGGCCGCCCAGGCGCTGGGGCTCCCGGTACTGGAGCTCCGCGCCATCTCGAACCCGGTCGGTCCCCGCGACCGGGCCGCATGGAAGATCGGTGATGCAATGGAAGCAATAACGGCGGCAGCCGCTATATTACTGGAGGTGCTGTAA
- the ypfJ gene encoding KPN_02809 family neutral zinc metallopeptidase, protein MKWQGRRGSSNVEDRRGMSGGGKMIGGGIGGIILVLVITLLSGGNAGDILGSLTSTGSSSTAPYEQTAEEQELAEFVSVVLADTEEVWGEIFQQQGMTYTDPTLVLYSGSVDSACGTATSAVGPFYCPGDAKLYIDLSFYDELQQRFHAPGDFAMAYVIAHEVGHHVQTLLGTSKQLDSLRQTLSEKEYNKYQVRFELQADYFAGVWANHAQGMNLLEEGDLEEALAAASAVGDDTIQKQAQGYAVPDSFTHGTSEQRKRWFYKGFNSGTIKGGDTFNASEL, encoded by the coding sequence ATGAAATGGCAGGGAAGAAGAGGGAGTTCGAACGTGGAGGACCGCAGAGGCATGAGCGGCGGCGGCAAGATGATTGGTGGCGGGATCGGAGGAATTATCCTTGTCCTGGTCATCACGTTACTCAGTGGAGGCAATGCCGGGGATATCCTGGGAAGTTTGACTTCCACAGGCTCCAGTTCAACGGCCCCTTATGAACAGACCGCAGAGGAGCAAGAGCTTGCGGAGTTTGTATCGGTAGTTCTTGCCGACACAGAGGAGGTTTGGGGTGAGATTTTTCAGCAGCAGGGAATGACCTATACGGACCCCACCTTAGTGCTATACAGTGGGAGTGTAGACTCTGCTTGCGGAACAGCGACCTCGGCAGTCGGTCCGTTCTACTGTCCGGGTGACGCCAAACTATATATTGATCTGAGCTTTTATGATGAGTTGCAGCAACGCTTCCATGCGCCGGGCGACTTCGCCATGGCTTATGTTATTGCCCATGAGGTTGGACATCATGTACAGACATTACTAGGCACCTCGAAACAGCTCGATTCCCTTCGTCAGACGTTGAGTGAGAAGGAGTACAACAAATATCAGGTTCGTTTTGAGCTGCAGGCTGATTATTTCGCCGGTGTCTGGGCCAATCATGCTCAGGGTATGAATCTGCTGGAGGAAGGCGACTTAGAGGAAGCTCTGGCAGCTGCAAGCGCCGTCGGCGATGATACGATTCAGAAGCAGGCTCAGGGCTATGCAGTGCCGGATAGTTTCACTCACGGTACCTCAGAGCAGAGAAAGCGCTGGTTCTACAAAGGTTTTAACTCGGGTACGATTAAGGGCGGCGATACGTTTAACGCCTCCGAGTTGTAG
- a CDS encoding ABC transporter permease codes for MRNKNGFSNLYLVLVFIVLYAPIFYLMYYSFNSGGTMHKFEGFTLDYYREVVQDKRLIIIVINTLVIALLSSAIATLIAIIGALAIKSVQNRRAKNTLLSLNNVLIVSPDVIIGASFLILFTIAGIKLGFASVLLSHVAFSVPIAVLMILPHLQEMSPTLTDAARDLGASRKDVLTKVILPIIKPGIFSGFFMALTYSLDDFAVTFFVTGNGYSTLSVEIYSRARQGVSLSINALSTLIFLFTILLVVGYYFLTLKKNRHNTAEAVAEPVAEAGVPR; via the coding sequence ATGAGAAATAAAAATGGATTCTCTAACCTCTACCTAGTTCTGGTGTTCATTGTTCTGTATGCTCCTATCTTCTATTTAATGTACTATTCGTTCAACAGTGGGGGGACGATGCATAAGTTCGAGGGCTTCACGCTGGATTACTACCGTGAGGTGGTCCAAGATAAGCGCCTGATTATCATCGTAATCAATACGCTTGTGATCGCACTGCTATCCTCGGCTATTGCGACCCTTATCGCTATTATTGGTGCGCTGGCTATTAAAAGTGTGCAGAATCGCCGCGCCAAGAACACCTTGCTGTCTCTGAATAACGTGCTGATCGTCAGTCCAGATGTCATTATTGGTGCTTCGTTCCTTATCCTGTTCACCATTGCTGGCATCAAGCTGGGTTTCGCGTCTGTTCTGCTCTCACACGTTGCATTCAGCGTACCGATTGCCGTATTGATGATTTTGCCCCATCTACAGGAAATGAGCCCTACATTAACGGATGCAGCCCGTGATCTTGGGGCAAGCCGTAAGGATGTGCTGACTAAAGTAATTTTGCCGATTATTAAACCAGGGATATTCAGCGGATTTTTTATGGCGCTTACGTATTCACTGGATGACTTTGCGGTTACGTTCTTCGTAACAGGCAACGGTTATTCGACGTTATCGGTTGAGATATACTCTAGAGCCCGGCAAGGGGTGTCGCTATCGATTAATGCGCTGTCGACGCTGATCTTCCTGTTCACCATTCTGCTCGTGGTGGGTTATTACTTCCTGACCCTTAAGAAAAATCGCCATAACACAGCAGAAGCTGTGGCGGAGCCTGTTGCAGAAGCGGGGGTGCCTAGATGA